One region of bacterium genomic DNA includes:
- a CDS encoding LptF/LptG family permease produces MKIIDRYMLKQYLIPFGYCFVAFSLLYIVLDLFDRFSDFLEVKAPITDILLYYCFFLFKVNGHNPFIVVVLPIALLLATLYTMTMFARNNELTAMCASGVSVRRLMLPLMGVGLCASLFGAVVQETVGPVATRWVADYTKQVLKRSPDSSFVVRDYVYHTGPSHRQWFVKAFDQRTPTRLSGIKVSQQRTDGTIEMEITAERAEWLDGTWWFYGVQKKEFDEKGDPLGPPSVLVERPMEMTDYPERPDDFVNEMKDSDYLSTIEMIRIIQNRPNVSGKWVASRLTDIHGRVAMPWSCLVLLLLGLPATAGGARSPAMRSVVFGLAALFSFYFLVQFGLILGKQEIIAPWLAGWLPNIVFLVIGGILTWRLR; encoded by the coding sequence GTGAAGATTATTGATCGATATATGCTGAAGCAGTACCTGATTCCGTTCGGGTATTGTTTCGTGGCGTTCAGCTTGCTCTATATTGTGCTCGATTTGTTTGACCGATTTTCAGACTTTCTAGAAGTCAAAGCCCCGATCACAGACATCCTGCTGTATTATTGTTTTTTTCTTTTTAAAGTAAATGGGCACAATCCGTTTATTGTCGTGGTTCTGCCGATTGCTTTGCTGCTGGCGACTCTCTATACCATGACGATGTTTGCCCGGAATAACGAACTGACCGCCATGTGTGCCAGTGGGGTGAGTGTGCGCCGATTGATGCTTCCCCTCATGGGTGTAGGCCTTTGTGCGAGTCTTTTCGGGGCTGTTGTTCAGGAAACAGTGGGGCCCGTCGCTACCCGCTGGGTAGCAGATTACACTAAACAGGTGCTGAAACGATCCCCTGATTCTTCATTTGTTGTGCGGGATTATGTTTATCATACAGGGCCTTCACACCGGCAGTGGTTTGTGAAAGCTTTTGATCAGCGTACGCCCACCCGTTTGTCCGGCATTAAAGTCTCGCAGCAACGGACTGATGGCACGATCGAAATGGAAATTACAGCGGAGCGTGCGGAGTGGTTGGATGGCACGTGGTGGTTTTACGGGGTCCAAAAGAAAGAATTTGATGAAAAAGGTGATCCGCTGGGCCCGCCTTCCGTCCTGGTGGAACGGCCGATGGAGATGACTGATTATCCTGAGAGACCGGATGATTTTGTGAATGAGATGAAGGACTCTGATTATCTTTCAACCATTGAAATGATTAGGATCATTCAGAATCGGCCGAATGTTTCGGGTAAATGGGTCGCCTCGCGTCTGACCGATATTCATGGTCGTGTGGCAATGCCATGGTCTTGCCTTGTTCTCCTGCTGCTAGGGCTTCCTGCGACAGCGGGTGGGGCACGTAGCCCCGCCATGCGAAGCGTCGTGTTCGGGCTGGCCGCTTTGTTTAGTTTTTATTTCCTGGTGCAGTTCGGCCTGATTCTTGGAAAGCAAGAGATCATCGCGCCCTGGCTTGCCGGCTGGCTTCCTAACATCGTCTTCCTTGTGATTGGCGGTATTCTTACTTGGCGCTTGCGGTAA
- a CDS encoding VTT domain-containing protein: MNLEQNGLNDEPDPIPIELEIEAAESAGKSEKKLLLMALIVVACIAVVHFTPLKSLTSDVAWKAYISQLGMWASSIYFLVSVALIAIGIPRMLLCGLAGVLFGFTTGSVIGQFSALFGSYATFVFARWGGRDWVQKRIEKSQRLRNMLKKPSTFTIFLVRQLPIAGIVPNLILGVTPVKHRYFLLGSFLGYLPSSIMVAAIGSSFGKGFNKATFQHSIAQITAAMLGLGGISLIVWYMRKKLITASAK, translated from the coding sequence CAAAACGGGCTAAATGATGAACCTGATCCCATTCCTATTGAGTTAGAAATCGAGGCCGCCGAATCTGCTGGTAAGTCCGAGAAAAAGCTTCTGCTCATGGCCCTCATCGTGGTCGCTTGTATTGCTGTAGTCCATTTCACCCCATTAAAGTCACTCACAAGTGATGTAGCGTGGAAAGCCTATATCAGCCAACTAGGAATGTGGGCCTCATCAATCTACTTTCTTGTCAGTGTTGCTTTGATCGCCATCGGCATCCCTCGCATGTTGCTATGCGGGCTTGCAGGCGTGCTATTTGGATTCACGACCGGAAGCGTCATTGGGCAATTTTCCGCGCTATTCGGTTCCTATGCCACATTCGTTTTTGCCCGATGGGGCGGGCGTGACTGGGTGCAAAAACGGATCGAGAAAAGTCAGCGGCTCCGGAACATGCTGAAAAAACCATCCACTTTTACCATATTTCTGGTGCGTCAATTGCCGATTGCCGGGATTGTTCCTAACTTGATATTAGGGGTAACCCCAGTGAAGCACCGCTATTTCCTTCTGGGCTCATTTCTTGGATACCTGCCCAGTTCCATCATGGTAGCCGCCATTGGCAGCAGCTTTGGAAAAGGTTTTAATAAGGCAACCTTTCAGCATTCCATTGCACAAATCACCGCTGCCATGCTGGGACTTGGTGGCATCTCCCTAATCGTGTGGTACATGCGGAAGAAACTAATTACCGCAAGCGCCAAGTAA